The nucleotide sequence ACAAGGGTGCAAACGAATCTTCCAGGTAGCGGGTGCCGAAGCCCATGATCCTGTTCACCGCCTGGTTGCAGATACCCGCCACCTTGGCGGTGAGGTGCACTGCGAAGGCAAACTGGATCTCTTGGGGGTTGACATCGGGTCTACTGGTCGTCATTTCCTTGTGGACGTACGCATCAGCCAAGTTCTTGAAGGAGCTGTAGGACATGTCTCTGAAGAACATCCGTAGCCGGACATCTTCCTTCACCTGGTTAAGAAGCAAGTGAATACACACATTATGAGTGAATAACTCGGTGTGTCATCCTTGTGTTGATGCCTTCACTCCACACTAGGATGGCATCTGagggaggacagacagacagccgTGATCACACCCAGTCGGGGAATTAAAAGATGCCATTTCCTTGATTTTACTGAGTGTTCCCCTGCACCGGGGAAATCAATGGTGTTGCTGTATTTTAGAGCAGTACAGAGCTTGGCCAAAATTCCCTCGACCCCATCCAGCTGTCCACAGCTCTCCTCTCACCTGTCTGTCCAGCTCATCTCCTGCAATCTGGAGCAGGGCGACGATTCTCCTGATGGCTTCATCTGCAGAGAGAGATCCCACATTATCTCCAGCCCTTTCTCCAAGCTTTACACCCAGATGCTCTGTTTAGTCCCCAGGAAAAATTCCCTGAAAAATGTTTATCCACCTCCATCCCTCCAAAACCCATTTCAGCTCATTGTCTTGTTATCCTCAGGAGCAAACCCACCCTCCTGCCTTTGAATTTCTCTCTCCCCAAATCAAGCCCTGATGCTGAAAATCTCCCCCAAAGTCTTCATATGACTTTTCAGGTCATGTAAGCCCCTGGGTCAGGGTTGAAGCAGGTTTGGGTCCCGTGTAGGCTCTTACATGGGGACAAGTCTCGTGCATGTAAGTTTTCTATATGTGCCAGCGATGAAGCACTTGCAAAGGCAACACTCACCAACCCCATCAGTGCTGGCCGGCCGTGGTGGCTCCCCGCATCCACGTGCTCTGCTCCCCTGGCTCTCACTGCCCTGCACGATCAGCCCGATCTCTTCTGAGACTCGTGCGTAGTAACCGTCGGGCTGCTCCGCATCTGCTGGAAGGAAAACGTGTATTCAGAagtgtggatttattttttgttggccattgattgaaaaaaaaaaagcagccgcAGCAGTGACTGCATCCACGTGGTGCTCGTGCCCACCCTGGATTAGTGCATACCGCCGGAGAACGATGGGGCTGTGCTCTCTGAACCGTGACTGAGCAGTTGTAACTTGCCTCGAATATGCTGAAGCTTCACAGAAATCCCCTTGCCAGCTTTTCTACAGAGGAAGGGCTGGGGCGTGGACAGGGGTGTCCCATGGGCTCTGGCTGCCGTGCCACGGTGGCTGGCTGCCTGCACCCTTCCCCACAGCAAATCGAAAGCAGCTTAACATTGGCCCTAGAGTGGCTTAAGATTTAATCTCAGGTCTCAAATGCAGGTTTAAACTAAACCACTATATCCCTCATTTGCCAGAGGGGGAAAACCTGTGCCTGGATGGTGCTCGGGGTAACTTGCTGTGCTCAGAAGTCAGAGCAACGACGTGTGCTCAAAGAATGGGCAGATTGACCCTTTCCTGGGGCAGAAGGTTGAGATCACAGTCCCCAAAACCTATCCCAGACCCCAGAAAGCAATGGGAGGGTGATGCACAGGGTTAGGAACCAGCACTAAGCACTACTGCTTTCCTAAAAGATGCCCAATGGAAGTCCCGTTGGCcgtagggttgggttagggtggTGGGGGTCCCACCTGGTGTGGTCGGCGCCCGGACATGCTGCAGCGGGAGGCAGCTGGGTCGCTTGGCCCTTGCCCCGGCTGCCGCCTCTCCCCGCTCCTCCTCCACGTGCTTCTTGAAGGAGAAAACCCTCTTGAGGCTGGATCTCCTCTTCAGGGCTCTGCCCAGCGGCGGGGACGTACTCGAGTCCCCTCCAGATCTTTTAGCCCCTTCTGGTTTGGAGCTGTGAGGAGCtttgacatctttttcttttgctttttgccctgtattttccttctgctcCTCAGGGCTCTTCttgaaaaggaaatttaagaAACTTTTGAACCAGGTGCGTTGGGTTTTGCCCTGGGAGTTTTTTGTGCTTCTCCTCTTGGGTTCCAACTCCTCTTTAGAGCCCTCCTTGGGAGCTTTGCTCTCATCATCCAGAGATTTGTCTGGGTCCTGTGCTTTGGGTTCCTCCTCCTGGTCCTTCTTGGGGCTGAATTTGGCACATGAATACTTGCTGAAGTCACTTTTCGACCGTTGCAGCCCATCTGCCTTCCTCCCTCGCCTTCTGGCTCCCTCCTGAAGCGTCTTCTTGGCCACCAGCGAGTTTTCACAACAGCTTAGCGAGCGCCTGACGTAGATCTCCAGCACTTTCTTGGCCCCTTGCCTGTCCAGTGAGAGAATCTTGCCCGACGGCTGCCTCCCCACGTCCCACCGAGGCTTCTCCACAGCCAGAGCCTGCATGTTGCTGCAGAGAAAAACAACGTTTTCAGCCCAATTTTTGCTTTCCCTGGGATGCTGCGTGGTCAGATTGGGCATGATAGAAATCAGCCCCATTttggcacccaggggtgctgtgGGTGTCCAAGACTGTTTATGTTCCCAGTAAATGATCAACCCCTTTTATTGTTGTTATCTGAGTGCTCCTTATGCAGACTGCACACGCGAGGTTTTACGATGGGCTATCGACACTGCTGATAAAGGAAGTGAAactgtggggaggagggagacgAACTGGTCCCATCTCAGGGAGAGAGCCTGGTTATTACCCAGAGGGTTTAATCCAGCAAGGGTATCATCCAGGTACCGTGGTGCTGTATCTTCCCATTGCGATGTGTTCCCATTCTACGATGAAAAACTATGCACCAGGAGCACCATCCCCCCAATGAATTGCACAACCCAGATTTTTTATTGTCTCCCCTTAAAGTACTGGCtgctaaaaaaaaaccaaaaaacaaaaatcaaacaacatTCCCCAACAAGGCTGGGTCCTTCCAGCCCTTGGAGAGGCCAAGGGCAATGTGGGCACTTGCAAATGTCCTCAGTCACTGACAATATTGGCCGAGCACCTTGCAATGACGTAGCCCCTCTGCGAGCTCTCACCAGTACAGGGCTGTGAACAGAACTCAGAGCACCTGGTGCCTGACTTTCCCATCACCCTTTTTCTCTACATTTACAAGCAAAACTAAACAGAAGATGCTGCTATTGAAAAAACGGAGAGCTGTGCCTGTGCCTCGTGTTGGCTCTGCTTCCAAAACCAATTTCACCCTTCAGAGAACCAGACCCAAACCAGACTTTCTTTACCACTGAACAGTACATGGGAAGCCGACACCAAAATCCGACACGCTCGGCTGTACAACCGCCCTGCAGCCAGGCATCAGCCTCTGCTCAGTCTAGATGAGCCTCATCAGAAGGCGTAagcacacccacccaccccaacCTGGCCTTTTTTTTGGATCAAGAAGGCAAGTTTCCTTCATCCAAGCCAACACCAAAGCCACCCGACCACCCAATAATAAATCATTGAACTAGATTTAATCACAGCAAAGCAACAACCCCCATCCTACTTTGATTGATTCCAGTACATTGGCCACATCATTCTTTATTTGCTCTTTTGGTATTTACCTTTCCATTAGTATTTCTGCCCTTCTGGACATCTGTCAAGAGAAGCTCCTTAGCCACGGGCACTAAGGGTTGTCAGGCTCTCCTGAGAGGTGCCTTTTTTAtacccagggctggcagctggctgAGTAAGTCCTATTTTTAGCAGCCATTCAGGTAGGAGAGCGGCAAATGCTTCCGCCTGGGATCCCCGCTATCACCTCCCTCGTGGCGGAAAACCAGCGGGCGTGAGTTTCGCTGGAGGAGAAAACAATTTCCTTATGACAAATAGCAGCAGCACAGCATAAAAATCACCTGTCACCTGGTGTAAGCGCTGGCCTTTGAAACCAGCTATCTAACCCATCTGTTTggcatttggttttggtttgttgtttgttttttttttaatgggtgtGATGCCATGTATGGGCTTTTCCGAGTTGTTTTTGTAAGAAGAAGTCATAACTTTCTCAGATAAATGGGGTTTCAATGCAGTAAGCAGATTATCCCGCTCACATCCCAGGAGCTTCCAGGAAATTGGATGCTGGGGGCTGTTGTGGCACTGCAGACACTCTGGAGCATGGTGCTATCAAACTGCTGCCTAACACCCAGCATGGCTGGGCTACAACATGTTTGAAACCCACCCTGGGGTCCTTCAGACAGCCCGTGCACCCACCCTAAAACATGAACCAGGATGGGCTTCATGACCCGAATCCTTTGCA is from Strix aluco isolate bStrAlu1 chromosome 25, bStrAlu1.hap1, whole genome shotgun sequence and encodes:
- the LOC141934767 gene encoding uncharacterized protein LOC141934767 isoform X3 gives rise to the protein MGMLKNKASNMQALAVEKPRWDVGRQPSGKILSLDRQGAKKVLEIYVRRSLSCCENSLVAKKTLQEGARRRGRKADGLQRSKSDFSKYSCAKFSPKKDQEEEPKAQDPDKSLDDESKAPKEGSKEELEPKRRSTKNSQGKTQRTWFKSFLNFLFKKSPEEQKENTGQKAKEKDVKAPHSSKPEGAKRSGGDSSTSPPLGRALKRRSSLKRVFSFKKHVEEERGEAAAGARAKRPSCLPLQHVRAPTTPADAEQPDGYYARVSEEIGLIVQGSESQGSRARGCGEPPRPASTDGVDEAIRRIVALLQIAGDELDRQVKEDVRLRMFFRDMSYSSFKNLADAYVHKEMTTSRPDVNPQEIQFAFAVHLTAKVAGICNQAVNRIMGFGTRYLEDSFAPLSYSKILQQDREKFSTDNCESPD
- the LOC141934767 gene encoding uncharacterized protein LOC141934767 isoform X2 — encoded protein: MSRRAEILMESNMQALAVEKPRWDVGRQPSGKILSLDRQGAKKVLEIYVRRSLSCCENSLVAKKTLQEGARRRGRKADGLQRSKSDFSKYSCAKFSPKKDQEEEPKAQDPDKSLDDESKAPKEGSKEELEPKRRSTKNSQGKTQRTWFKSFLNFLFKKSPEEQKENTGQKAKEKDVKAPHSSKPEGAKRSGGDSSTSPPLGRALKRRSSLKRVFSFKKHVEEERGEAAAGARAKRPSCLPLQHVRAPTTPDAEQPDGYYARVSEEIGLIVQGSESQGSRARGCGEPPRPASTDGVDEAIRRIVALLQIAGDELDRQVKEDVRLRMFFRDMSYSSFKNLADAYVHKEMTTSRPDVNPQEIQFAFAVHLTAKVAGICNQAVNRIMGFGTRYLEDSFAPLSYSKILQQDREKFSTDNCESPD
- the LOC141934767 gene encoding uncharacterized protein LOC141934767 isoform X1; the protein is MSRRAEILMESNMQALAVEKPRWDVGRQPSGKILSLDRQGAKKVLEIYVRRSLSCCENSLVAKKTLQEGARRRGRKADGLQRSKSDFSKYSCAKFSPKKDQEEEPKAQDPDKSLDDESKAPKEGSKEELEPKRRSTKNSQGKTQRTWFKSFLNFLFKKSPEEQKENTGQKAKEKDVKAPHSSKPEGAKRSGGDSSTSPPLGRALKRRSSLKRVFSFKKHVEEERGEAAAGARAKRPSCLPLQHVRAPTTPADAEQPDGYYARVSEEIGLIVQGSESQGSRARGCGEPPRPASTDGVDEAIRRIVALLQIAGDELDRQVKEDVRLRMFFRDMSYSSFKNLADAYVHKEMTTSRPDVNPQEIQFAFAVHLTAKVAGICNQAVNRIMGFGTRYLEDSFAPLSYSKILQQDREKFSTDNCESPD